The nucleotide sequence GCGGTGCCGTAGAGCCGTCTGCCTGTCTTGGTGCGCGTGATGCCGTATGCGCACGTATGGCAGAAAGCACGTATCGTCCGCGATGGATACGCACGATCACCGCCCAAGAGGACGGCGCGCTGCTTGTTACGCTTTGCTAGACCGCACTTGCGCAGACCGTCTATGTAGCGAGCCTGGGTGATCCGATCGCCGATCTTGTTGCCAACATCTATGCCGAGCAGGGTGCACGCGTCACGTACGAAAATCTCATTGCCGTCTGTCCCGACCCGTGCGTCAAAGATGTGCTTCGATATTTGTGGGAACGTGAAGTCGTCCACCTCCAGCGATTCGGCGAAGCACTCAACGAGGTGCAGGAATGGATGTGCAAATGCAAACGTGTATGGAACGGTGCCGATACGGCTGAAACGGTATAAGCAGACGGTTAGAACCATATGGAGGAAAGAGGGGCGGAAGATACGCTCCTCTTTATATTTGTAAGAAATGGCACGATAAAATCATTATAAAAAGAAGGTTTTTGCGTACCGAAGGGGAATTTATATCAATACGATAAGATGCAAAAAATGAATCATAAGGAGAGGATAACGATGAAAAAATTACTCTTATTGGTCACGACTCTTTGCCTTTTCTGCTTCAGCTCGGTCGCACTTGCGGCGACGAACGGACAGATCTTAACGAAAGAAGAAGCAGTAGCATCGCA is from Selenomonadales bacterium and encodes:
- a CDS encoding manganese catalase family protein, which encodes MGDPIADLVANIYAEQGARVTYENLIAVCPDPCVKDVLRYLWEREVVHLQRFGEALNEVQEWMCKCKRVWNGADTAETV